A window of the Enoplosus armatus isolate fEnoArm2 chromosome 5, fEnoArm2.hap1, whole genome shotgun sequence genome harbors these coding sequences:
- the kcnj1a.1 gene encoding ATP-sensitive inward rectifier potassium channel 1a.1, producing MFGFMNKPFQDCMTQRRSRRTRLVTKDGRCNIEYGNFKYSKHFAFLADFWTTFVEIRWRFVLFLFIASFTLSWFIFGLLWYWIARSNGDLTWQNPPSDHTPCVDNVVGLTTAFLYSLETQTTIGYGGRALTPLCPGAVALLIIQSLLGAIINCFMCGVILSKISSPKKRAKTITFSDIAVISPKNGSLCLSIRVANLRKTLMIGSQIYGKLLRTTNTPDGETIIMDQVNIDFMIDAGKDNLFFVCPLTLYHIIDKSSPFFEMAVDTLHKQEFELVVFLDGTAESTSSSCQVRTSFIPQEIMWGYNFLPIISRSKEGKYRVDFSNFSKVVPVATAHCAYCYHNIKGHHHHSKDGHDNQGFEVIDINDPPNVTKM from the coding sequence ATGTTTGGATTCATGAACAAACCTTTCCAGGACTGTATGACACAGCGAAGAAGTCGCAGGACCAGACTAGTGACCAAAGATGGTCGCTGCAACATTGAATACGGAAACTTCAAGTACAGCAAACACTTCGCCTTCCTGGCTGACTTCTGGACCACCTTTGTGGAGATCCGGTGGCgttttgtcctcttcctcttcattgcCTCTTTCACTCTCAGCTGGTTCATTTTTGGCCTGCTGTGGTACTGGATTGCCCGTAGTAATGGAGACCTGACATGGCAAAACCCCCCCTCAGACCACACTCCATGTGTTGATAATGTTGTAGGACTCACCACAGCATTCCTCTACTCCCTTGAAACCCAGACAACTATTGGGTATGGTGGCCGAGCACTCACCCCTCTCTGCCCAGGTGCTGTGGCCCTTCTCATCATCCAGTCCCTCCTCGGAGCCATTATCAACTGCTTCATGTGCGGAGTCATCCTGTCCAAAATCTCTTCACCCAAAAAGAGGGCTAAGACCATTACATTTAGTGACATAGCTGTCATCAGCCCCAAAAATGGTTCTCTTTGCTTGTCAATCAGAGTGGCCAACCTGCGCAAGACCCTGATGATTGGAAGCCAGATCTATGGCAAGCTGCTgaggacaacaaacacaccagaTGGAGAGACAATCATCATGGACCAGGTGAACATCGACTTCATGATTGATGCGGGGAAGGACAACCTCTTCTTTGTATGTCCTCTCACGCTCTACCACATCATTGACAAGAGCAGCCCCTTCTTTGAGATGGCAGTGGACACGCTCCACAAACAAGAGTTTGAGCTAGTCGTTTTCCTAGATGGCACCGCAGAGTCCACCAGCTCTTCCTGCCAAGTCCGGACCTCTTTTATTCCTCAGGAGATCATGTGGGGCTACAACTTCTTGCCCATCATCTCCAGAAGCAAAGAGGGCAAGTACAGAGTAGATTTCTCCAACTTCTCCAAGGTGGTGCCAGTGGCCACTGCACACTGTGCCTACTGTTACCACAACATCAAGGGTCATCATCACCACTCCAAAGATGGACATGACAACCAGGGCTTTGAGGTGATTGATATCAATGACCCCCCCAACGTCACCAAGATGTGA